One stretch of Chryseobacterium sp. LJ668 DNA includes these proteins:
- a CDS encoding T9SS type B sorting domain-containing protein, with the protein MNKNLLFYFTLILFCITGKLHSQTYQLAGNPVNTTGWTTVGPTVVNTDFVQLTPDTNDQSGSIRLNNPINLKFCDKWRVEFDFRMDSNQTANGDGIAFWYLANPPVASVLGSGLGVSQNAVGLVAGFDTYNNTTTAVMSKVHVAYGQVVNTTDANNVEFFNVAGSSFHSPDLNTTLPFQGLTYKHVEVTAEVNPLAPTSWIIQIKIDGTTICNQSFAPSGAAAAMTVGYFGFSASTGGNRSRHSIKNVKIYTDKVPILQPSATQSFCPNPATGAATANLTLFNPQFVANPANYTFTYSVGGTPITNPTNYTFTANTNVSVFIKDNAGILCDNPDGQIQLTLSPFTATNVTISECNNNNAATATFNLTTANVSAVPGITKKYYKTLADLTAGTNEITNPTAYISAPGIVYVKVTTPQGCSGNAQITLNFLPLPVVTDATLQACSIITNSTTGLFNLTSAVVTSDIGITKKFYTSLANALAGTNEIANPIAYISQSTEVFVKVTSTNNCFTIKKITLKVIPPVKSTVLQDKIICIDDRTTLDAGPGFDGYEWSTGATTSSIQGVPIGMYWVRLKTGNCFTIQTVTVKASNNPVITSIDIKNNTITVNVSAGTAPYKYSLDGINWQDSNVFTGLPRGEIKIFVKDFYNCEPVEVQITVPNLLNAITPNGDNVNDLIDYSALAYKKNLLFIVYDRYGNKKYEADKMRNFKWDGTSGGKKMPTGTYWYTISWNENDKNNTLTQYNGWVLVKNRE; encoded by the coding sequence ATGAATAAAAATTTACTGTTTTATTTTACACTGATTCTTTTTTGTATTACCGGAAAACTACATTCCCAGACGTATCAACTCGCAGGTAATCCTGTAAATACGACAGGTTGGACTACTGTGGGACCTACTGTAGTAAATACAGATTTCGTTCAGCTTACTCCAGACACCAATGATCAATCGGGATCAATCCGGCTGAATAATCCGATCAACTTAAAATTTTGTGATAAATGGAGAGTAGAATTCGATTTCCGGATGGATTCTAATCAGACTGCCAATGGTGACGGTATTGCTTTTTGGTATTTAGCAAACCCGCCTGTTGCCAGTGTTTTGGGATCAGGACTCGGAGTTTCTCAGAATGCTGTAGGTCTTGTTGCCGGCTTTGATACTTATAATAATACCACAACGGCGGTAATGAGCAAAGTACATGTTGCTTATGGACAGGTTGTGAATACAACAGATGCCAACAATGTTGAGTTTTTCAATGTGGCCGGAAGTTCTTTTCATTCACCCGACTTAAATACTACTCTGCCATTTCAGGGACTGACTTATAAGCATGTCGAGGTTACGGCAGAAGTAAATCCTCTTGCACCAACCAGCTGGATTATACAGATAAAAATAGACGGCACGACAATTTGTAATCAGTCTTTTGCACCATCAGGTGCAGCGGCTGCAATGACTGTGGGATATTTTGGATTCTCTGCTTCTACAGGAGGAAACAGATCAAGACATTCTATTAAAAATGTAAAAATCTACACAGATAAAGTACCAATTTTACAACCTTCTGCTACACAATCTTTTTGCCCGAATCCTGCGACAGGTGCAGCAACAGCAAATTTAACGCTATTCAATCCGCAGTTTGTAGCCAATCCGGCCAATTATACATTTACCTACTCTGTGGGAGGTACGCCTATTACCAATCCTACGAATTACACTTTTACAGCCAATACAAACGTTAGCGTTTTTATTAAAGATAATGCAGGAATATTGTGTGATAATCCCGACGGACAGATTCAACTCACCTTATCACCTTTTACCGCGACTAATGTCACCATATCTGAATGTAACAACAATAATGCAGCTACAGCAACTTTTAATCTTACAACAGCGAATGTAAGTGCCGTTCCGGGTATTACAAAAAAATATTATAAAACCTTGGCTGACCTTACTGCGGGAACCAATGAGATCACCAATCCGACAGCGTATATTTCGGCACCGGGAATTGTTTATGTGAAGGTGACAACACCACAAGGTTGCAGCGGTAATGCCCAGATAACGTTAAATTTCCTCCCATTACCAGTTGTGACTGATGCTACATTGCAAGCTTGCTCTATTATTACAAATTCTACGACAGGTTTATTCAATCTAACTTCTGCCGTTGTAACTTCAGATATCGGTATTACTAAAAAATTCTACACCTCACTTGCAAATGCCTTAGCTGGAACAAATGAAATCGCAAATCCTATTGCGTATATTTCCCAGAGTACAGAGGTCTTTGTGAAGGTAACTTCAACAAACAATTGTTTTACCATTAAGAAAATTACTTTAAAAGTGATACCTCCTGTAAAATCCACCGTTTTACAAGATAAAATTATCTGTATCGATGACAGAACAACCCTTGACGCAGGACCTGGCTTTGACGGTTATGAATGGAGCACCGGAGCAACAACATCATCAATACAAGGAGTACCAATCGGGATGTATTGGGTAAGACTGAAAACAGGAAACTGCTTTACCATACAGACTGTAACAGTAAAAGCCTCCAACAATCCTGTAATTACCAGTATTGATATTAAAAATAATACAATTACGGTCAATGTTTCAGCAGGTACAGCGCCATACAAATATTCTTTAGACGGAATCAACTGGCAGGATTCTAATGTTTTCACAGGATTACCTAGAGGAGAAATCAAAATATTTGTAAAAGATTTTTACAATTGTGAGCCGGTGGAAGTACAGATTACTGTTCCCAATCTGCTGAATGCAATCACTCCAAACGGAGATAATGTGAATGATTTGATCGATTACAGTGCGTTAGCTTACAAGAAAAATTTACTATTTATTGTATATGATAGATATGGCAATAAAAAATACGAAGCCGACAAAATGAGAAATTTCAAATGGGACGGAACTTCCGGCGGCAAGAAAATGCCGACAGGAACATATTGGTATACCATTTCCTGGAACGAAAATGATAAAAACAATACCCTTACACAATACAATGGCTGGGTATTGGTAAAAAACAGAGAATAA
- a CDS encoding T9SS type B sorting domain-containing protein, with product MKKTLLFYFSLILLFFFQNTSAQTYQLTGNPVNTTGWDIVPSAAVSGDFIRLTADQTSQFGAIKLSDPINLKYCDKWKVEFDFRIDGNGTTAYGRGDGLTFWYLSNPPTAFTTGGGLGIPANANGLMVAFDIFNNTTEGQMSKVHLLYGTNNVPAGNPNIEYNVTAGSSFHSADLQTTQPFVGTAYKHVEVNGQVDPANLNNWIIQIKIDGVVITNQSYAPSGGAIGMTTGYFGFSSGTGAASARHSIKNAKIFIDKVPIFQSTITPFVCTNPSTGNGFVDLTSYASQFVNIPSNYIITYYVLGNATPIATPNNFQYSGNTTISVVIKDPTSTLCDNGDGRIILNPTPFEAVDASLTKCNNNNAGVGIFNLNDAAVTTLPGVTKQYYPTLADLIAGTNQITNFAAFPAAQGTTIHVKVTTAQGCVDNAIITLNTFPPVVVNDATLRVCSESTNPSLGTFNLTNANVTLQTGITKKYYPSLTDAVNGTNEITNPTAYTAPNGVVYIKVINGNGCFTVAKVTLIIIPPVYSTVLVDKVICIEDKTTLDAGSGFTGYEWSTGATTQIITNIGVGTYWVKLKTGDCISKQTVKVYASEQPVVTYVDISNTTITVNVNGGTPAYQFSLDNVNWQDSNVFTKITRGIHKIYVRDAYDCEPIIVTITVPNLINVITPNGDGQNDYIDYSALSGKIDLTFNVFDRYGSKLHQGDKTNRYIWDGTANGRKVPTGSYWYSVTWNENNKTKTPIKFSGWIMVKNRD from the coding sequence ATGAAAAAAACACTACTCTTTTACTTTTCATTAATTCTTTTATTTTTCTTTCAAAACACATCTGCTCAAACGTATCAGCTTACAGGGAATCCTGTGAACACTACTGGATGGGACATTGTGCCTTCTGCAGCAGTGAGCGGAGATTTTATAAGATTGACAGCAGACCAAACCAGCCAGTTCGGAGCCATAAAGCTTTCGGATCCTATTAACTTAAAATACTGTGACAAATGGAAGGTCGAATTTGATTTCAGAATCGACGGAAATGGAACAACAGCATACGGAAGAGGTGATGGTTTAACTTTCTGGTATCTTTCAAACCCGCCAACAGCATTTACTACAGGCGGCGGATTGGGAATTCCTGCTAATGCAAACGGACTGATGGTTGCGTTTGATATTTTCAACAACACTACAGAGGGACAGATGAGCAAAGTGCATCTTCTCTACGGAACCAACAATGTTCCTGCAGGAAATCCTAATATTGAATACAATGTAACAGCAGGAAGCAGTTTTCATTCTGCAGATCTGCAGACTACACAACCTTTCGTAGGAACTGCCTACAAGCATGTTGAAGTAAACGGACAGGTTGATCCGGCCAATCTCAACAACTGGATTATACAGATTAAAATAGATGGTGTCGTGATTACCAATCAGTCATATGCACCTTCAGGCGGAGCTATCGGAATGACAACAGGATATTTCGGATTTTCATCAGGCACAGGAGCTGCGAGTGCAAGGCATTCAATAAAAAATGCAAAAATCTTTATTGATAAAGTTCCTATTTTTCAAAGTACCATTACACCGTTTGTTTGTACCAATCCTTCTACAGGAAATGGTTTTGTGGATTTGACCTCGTATGCGTCACAGTTTGTCAATATTCCGAGTAACTATATCATCACTTACTATGTGTTAGGAAATGCAACGCCCATTGCAACGCCCAACAACTTTCAATACAGTGGAAACACAACGATTTCTGTAGTCATTAAAGATCCGACGTCCACATTATGCGACAATGGTGATGGGAGAATTATTTTAAATCCAACCCCGTTTGAAGCAGTTGATGCGTCGCTTACAAAATGCAATAACAACAATGCGGGTGTGGGAATATTTAATCTAAATGACGCTGCAGTCACCACATTACCCGGAGTTACAAAACAATATTATCCTACCCTTGCAGATCTCATTGCAGGAACCAATCAGATCACAAACTTTGCAGCATTTCCGGCAGCACAGGGAACTACCATACATGTGAAAGTGACGACTGCTCAAGGTTGCGTAGATAATGCGATAATTACCCTGAATACTTTTCCGCCAGTTGTAGTGAATGATGCAACTTTAAGAGTATGCTCAGAATCAACCAATCCTTCGTTAGGAACATTTAATTTAACAAATGCTAATGTAACCCTGCAAACAGGTATTACTAAAAAATATTATCCATCATTAACAGATGCAGTAAACGGCACGAATGAAATTACAAATCCTACCGCTTATACTGCTCCAAATGGCGTTGTATACATAAAAGTAATCAACGGAAATGGATGTTTTACAGTTGCTAAAGTAACATTGATCATTATTCCTCCAGTATATTCTACAGTTTTGGTTGATAAGGTAATTTGTATTGAAGATAAAACCACTTTGGACGCAGGATCAGGATTTACAGGATATGAGTGGAGCACCGGAGCAACAACTCAGATCATTACCAATATCGGAGTCGGAACTTATTGGGTAAAATTAAAAACAGGAGATTGTATCTCAAAACAGACTGTAAAAGTGTACGCTTCAGAACAGCCGGTTGTCACGTACGTTGATATTTCAAACACTACAATTACCGTGAATGTAAACGGTGGAACTCCGGCGTATCAATTTTCTTTAGATAATGTCAACTGGCAAGATTCTAATGTATTCACAAAAATCACAAGAGGGATACATAAAATTTATGTTAGAGATGCTTATGATTGCGAACCTATCATAGTTACTATTACTGTACCTAATTTAATCAATGTAATCACTCCAAACGGTGACGGACAAAATGATTACATCGACTATTCTGCACTGTCAGGTAAAATAGATCTTACATTTAATGTTTTTGACAGATATGGCTCAAAACTTCACCAAGGAGACAAAACCAACCGATACATCTGGGATGGAACTGCCAACGGAAGAAAAGTTCCTACAGGAAGTTATTGGTATTCTGTAACATGGAATGAAAACAATAAAACCAAAACCCCAATCAAATTCTCAGGCTGGATTATGGTAAAAAACAGAGACTAA
- a CDS encoding NAD(P)H-dependent oxidoreductase, producing MNYLEALSRRYSVKKFNPEMIIPQETLLNILESGKLAASSQGLQPYKILIVESKEMKEKLVPAFYNPSQISTCSHLIILVSKKNMEETYLDGYFNHISEVREHPVEDLSLFKKSITSHFSRQEHDDILNWAEKQSYIVLANLMYAAAIENIDTCPMEGFRQDLIEEILNIDSEKEKVTVTLALGYRSEEDQFQHMKKVRKPNDKLFKFI from the coding sequence ATGAATTATTTGGAAGCTTTAAGCAGAAGATATTCTGTGAAAAAATTTAATCCCGAAATGATCATCCCACAGGAAACCCTTCTCAATATTCTTGAGTCCGGAAAACTCGCAGCGAGCTCTCAGGGGCTACAGCCTTATAAAATATTAATAGTTGAAAGCAAGGAAATGAAGGAGAAGCTGGTGCCGGCTTTCTATAATCCTTCGCAGATTTCTACCTGTTCGCACCTCATTATTTTAGTTTCAAAAAAAAACATGGAAGAGACGTATCTCGACGGATATTTCAATCATATCTCAGAAGTGCGTGAACATCCTGTTGAAGATTTAAGTTTATTCAAAAAAAGTATTACGAGTCATTTCAGCAGGCAGGAACATGACGACATCTTGAACTGGGCAGAAAAGCAGTCTTATATCGTATTGGCTAATTTAATGTATGCTGCTGCAATAGAAAATATTGACACCTGTCCGATGGAGGGTTTCAGGCAAGATCTTATTGAGGAAATTTTAAATATTGATTCTGAAAAAGAAAAAGTGACCGTAACGCTGGCTTTAGGCTATCGATCTGAGGAAGATCAGTTCCAGCATATGAAAAAAGTAAGAAAACCAAACGATAAATTGTTTAAATTTATTTAA
- the nadB gene encoding L-aspartate oxidase — translation MIKADVLVIGSGISGLSYAIKVSEQLPDAKIIIVTKSDEDESNTKYAQGGLAVVTDSKNDNFEKHIQDTMRAGDGENKSDVVEMVVREAPARFNEIVEWGANFDMKNGEFALGREGGHTENRIVHHKDITGFEIERALLETAKSSPNIEILDHHYVIDIITQHHVPGKELNEGEINCYGAYILDEKSKIIKKITSKITLAATGGAGHVYKNTTNPVIATGDGIAFVARAKGKVTNMQYYQFHPTALYSKLDGMLFLISEAVRGDGAKLRTKKGQKFMHKYDEREELASRDIVARAIDAEMKVTGDEFVGLDCRAMNHKKFLEHFPNIYKKCKDEGIDPFTQLIPVVPACHYLMGGIEVDKDGQSSINNLFAVGECTNSGLHGANRLASNSLLEGLVYGHNAAMKTVELLNENNFNFDDLKAVPEWNEEGMKIIDEMVIVSYLRKQLQEMMSDLVGIVRSNKRLKMALQKHQEIAAAVDEIYHYSILSPQLSELRNLTTVAHLIITQSMEMKQNKGAFYNKDLVQA, via the coding sequence ATGATAAAAGCGGATGTATTAGTGATTGGTTCCGGGATTTCCGGGCTTTCTTATGCCATAAAAGTTTCAGAACAGCTTCCCGATGCCAAAATAATTATTGTAACAAAATCTGATGAAGACGAGAGCAATACTAAATATGCTCAGGGCGGTTTAGCAGTAGTTACAGACTCTAAAAATGACAATTTTGAAAAGCACATCCAAGATACGATGCGGGCCGGAGATGGTGAAAACAAAAGCGATGTTGTAGAAATGGTCGTAAGAGAAGCACCCGCAAGATTCAACGAAATTGTAGAATGGGGAGCCAATTTTGATATGAAAAATGGCGAATTTGCCCTTGGAAGAGAAGGTGGCCACACCGAAAACAGAATTGTACACCACAAAGATATTACAGGTTTTGAAATTGAAAGAGCTTTACTTGAAACTGCCAAAAGCAGTCCGAATATCGAAATTCTTGATCACCATTACGTCATTGACATCATTACTCAACACCATGTTCCGGGAAAAGAATTGAATGAAGGCGAAATCAATTGCTACGGAGCCTATATTTTAGACGAAAAATCTAAAATCATCAAAAAAATCACTTCAAAGATTACTCTGGCAGCCACAGGAGGAGCCGGACACGTTTATAAAAACACTACAAACCCTGTTATTGCAACCGGTGACGGCATTGCTTTCGTTGCCCGCGCAAAAGGTAAGGTGACCAATATGCAGTATTACCAGTTTCATCCAACTGCACTTTACAGCAAACTCGATGGAATGTTGTTTTTGATCTCTGAAGCCGTACGCGGAGATGGCGCAAAACTGCGAACCAAAAAAGGTCAGAAATTCATGCATAAATATGACGAGCGTGAAGAATTGGCCTCCAGAGACATCGTTGCGAGAGCCATCGATGCGGAAATGAAGGTGACGGGTGACGAATTCGTGGGTCTTGATTGCAGAGCAATGAACCACAAGAAATTTTTAGAGCACTTTCCCAATATTTACAAAAAATGTAAAGACGAAGGAATTGATCCTTTTACACAATTAATTCCTGTAGTTCCGGCCTGCCATTATTTGATGGGCGGAATAGAAGTTGATAAAGACGGACAGTCTTCGATAAACAATTTGTTTGCTGTAGGAGAGTGTACCAATTCAGGACTGCACGGAGCCAACAGATTAGCATCAAATTCTTTGCTGGAAGGTTTGGTTTATGGTCATAATGCTGCAATGAAAACCGTTGAATTATTAAATGAAAATAATTTTAATTTTGATGATCTGAAAGCCGTTCCTGAATGGAATGAAGAAGGCATGAAAATCATTGATGAAATGGTAATTGTTTCTTACCTCAGAAAACAGCTCCAGGAGATGATGAGCGATCTGGTAGGGATCGTGCGAAGCAACAAACGTTTAAAAATGGCTCTGCAGAAGCATCAGGAAATCGCTGCAGCGGTTGATGAGATTTACCACTACTCTATTCTTTCGCCTCAGCTTTCAGAATTAAGAAATCTGACCACCGTTGCACACCTCATTATTACCCAATCGATGGAGATGAAACAGAACAAAGGTGCGTTTTATAATAAAGATTTAGTACAAGCATAA
- the nadC gene encoding carboxylating nicotinate-nucleotide diphosphorylase has translation MKRPNYATDKVLKKFIKNALEEDIQDGDHSTLSTIPKDLEQSAKLLVKENCILAGVELAEIIFKTFDKDLKVERFIKDGETAKAGDVAFIVTGSARSILSTERLVLNCMQRMSGIATLTQDWDSRLIGTKTKLLDTRKTTPNFRVCEKWAVAIGGGTNHRYGLYDMIMLKDNHIDYNGSITNAVKMAKDYVKKTKKKLKIEVETRNLEEVQEAVNAKVDRIMLDNMDIATMKRAVKIINGSCESEASGGILRDQLKEIATTGVTYISAGALTHSAKNIDLSLKAVM, from the coding sequence ATGAAAAGACCCAACTACGCAACAGATAAAGTTTTAAAAAAATTCATTAAAAATGCTTTGGAAGAAGATATTCAGGATGGAGATCATTCAACCCTTTCAACAATTCCTAAAGATCTCGAACAGAGCGCCAAGCTCTTGGTTAAAGAAAACTGTATTCTGGCTGGTGTAGAATTGGCAGAAATAATTTTCAAAACTTTTGATAAAGATCTGAAAGTCGAGAGATTTATAAAAGACGGTGAAACAGCAAAGGCGGGAGACGTAGCATTTATCGTGACTGGAAGCGCAAGATCTATTTTATCAACAGAAAGATTGGTACTCAACTGCATGCAGAGAATGAGTGGGATTGCAACGCTCACTCAGGATTGGGATTCCAGATTGATAGGGACAAAGACTAAACTTCTGGATACTAGAAAAACAACTCCAAACTTCAGAGTTTGTGAAAAATGGGCAGTTGCCATAGGTGGCGGTACCAATCACAGGTATGGCCTGTATGATATGATCATGCTCAAAGATAATCACATCGATTACAATGGCAGCATCACAAATGCCGTGAAAATGGCTAAAGATTACGTGAAAAAAACAAAGAAAAAGCTTAAAATCGAGGTTGAAACCCGAAATCTTGAAGAAGTGCAGGAAGCTGTCAACGCCAAAGTCGACAGAATCATGCTTGATAATATGGATATTGCCACGATGAAAAGAGCGGTAAAAATAATCAACGGATCGTGTGAAAGTGAAGCTTCAGGAGGAATTTTACGAGATCAATTAAAAGAAATTGCTACCACAGGAGTTACTTATATTTCCGCAGGTGCATTAACGCATTCAGCTAAAAATATCGATTTAAGTTTAAAAGCTGTTATGTAA
- a CDS encoding TonB-dependent receptor gives MKLINKSMLSVVITLSTASVYYAQQVQDTTKTRSKDIDEVVLIGVADIAKDRKTPVAVSTIKEAQIVERLGNQEFPEILNTTPSVYATKGGGGFGDSKINIRGFAQENIAVMVNGMPVNDMENGRVFWSNWAGLSDVTSSMQVQRGLGSSKLAIASVGGTINILTRAADKKEGGVVSLTVGNDDYLKTLFAYNTGKSEKGWSTSFLMSRASGSTFARGTEFEGYNYYFALGYNKPGSKHDFQFTITGAPQAHNQRSTFSTIANYIKYNSDKDGTPDTRYNADYGYLNGEEYSLRRNYYHKPVMSLNWDWNISDKSKLNTVAYASFGRGAGTGNVGNVGNLANTTTRNLESFRTAEGILDFDALSAANAASNADRGILIRNSSINSHNWYGIISSFNHKITDHLNFSVGIDTRYYYGYHYQVASDLLGGSSYRDSANRNLYAPNNNNVFVPGYNYVSNTSKAEPNWNPFGGKIDALENRIGYNNDGEVLWYGGFGQLEYSNDKLSAFVSGAISNQGFQRIDNFLVDGRSLLNGNVSGYATSNTNPAIIQPTALNPALNTKTGFKNLIGFNAKAGANYNINEYHNVFANIGYYEKQPFLNSVYPNNKNFLNPNLTNEKIFGVEAGYGFRSGIFNANVNIYRTSWKDRFLRRTNITSPFIDPTTGLPGTTNSAYANISGITEVHQGIEIDATANVHKMLSFNGMLSMGDWYYKGNATSDLFTETNDPLVLPSGSSNSTVYLDNVKVGSSAQFTAAGGFTFKPTEWFALDGTYRAVKNLYANVNPLNFQTQAAGNKGALELPTFGLVDLGITFKIKLKNPKQYFTLRGNVYNLLDKVYISEANTNIHANLTAQEYTDINGGTLASNATNFATYQAAGNYSGVNQTNQVYFGFGRTWSGTLSFNF, from the coding sequence ATGAAATTAATCAACAAATCGATGCTTTCTGTGGTAATCACACTTTCTACAGCTAGTGTTTATTACGCTCAACAAGTTCAGGATACTACAAAAACTAGGTCTAAGGATATTGATGAGGTAGTGTTAATAGGTGTTGCAGATATTGCAAAAGATAGAAAAACACCTGTTGCTGTTTCTACAATTAAAGAGGCACAAATCGTTGAAAGATTAGGAAACCAAGAATTTCCTGAGATTCTAAATACAACACCATCTGTTTATGCTACTAAAGGAGGTGGAGGATTTGGAGACTCTAAAATTAACATTAGAGGATTCGCACAAGAAAACATTGCTGTAATGGTAAATGGTATGCCTGTCAATGATATGGAAAACGGACGTGTTTTCTGGTCAAACTGGGCAGGACTTTCTGATGTTACTTCTTCAATGCAGGTTCAAAGAGGTCTTGGTTCTTCAAAATTAGCAATTGCCTCTGTTGGTGGAACCATAAATATTTTAACGAGAGCAGCCGATAAAAAAGAAGGAGGTGTCGTATCATTAACAGTTGGTAATGATGATTATCTTAAAACCTTATTTGCTTACAATACAGGTAAATCTGAAAAAGGTTGGTCTACATCATTTTTGATGAGTAGAGCTTCTGGTTCTACGTTTGCGAGAGGAACAGAATTTGAAGGATACAACTATTATTTTGCTTTAGGATACAACAAACCAGGAAGCAAGCATGATTTTCAATTTACAATCACTGGTGCTCCTCAGGCTCATAATCAAAGAAGCACTTTTTCAACTATAGCGAATTACATTAAATATAATTCTGATAAAGACGGAACTCCTGACACAAGATATAATGCAGACTACGGTTATTTGAATGGAGAAGAATATAGTTTAAGAAGAAATTATTACCACAAGCCAGTAATGTCGTTAAACTGGGACTGGAATATTTCAGATAAATCTAAATTAAACACTGTTGCTTATGCTTCATTTGGTAGAGGTGCAGGAACGGGAAATGTTGGAAATGTTGGAAATCTAGCAAATACCACTACAAGGAATTTAGAATCTTTTAGAACGGCTGAGGGAATTCTTGATTTTGACGCTCTTTCTGCAGCGAATGCAGCATCAAATGCTGACAGAGGTATTCTTATCAGAAACTCATCGATCAATTCTCATAACTGGTACGGAATCATTTCTAGCTTCAATCATAAAATCACTGATCATTTAAACTTTTCAGTTGGTATTGATACAAGATATTACTATGGTTACCATTACCAAGTAGCAAGCGACCTTTTAGGAGGTTCTTCATACAGAGATTCTGCTAATAGAAACCTATACGCTCCGAATAACAATAATGTGTTTGTACCTGGCTATAATTATGTTTCTAATACTTCAAAAGCAGAACCAAACTGGAATCCTTTTGGAGGGAAAATTGATGCTTTAGAAAACAGAATCGGATATAATAATGACGGTGAAGTTCTTTGGTATGGTGGATTCGGACAATTAGAATATTCTAATGATAAATTATCTGCTTTTGTATCTGGAGCTATCTCTAATCAAGGTTTCCAAAGAATTGATAACTTCCTTGTTGATGGAAGATCTCTTCTTAATGGAAACGTTTCAGGATATGCAACAAGCAATACAAACCCTGCAATTATTCAGCCTACAGCTTTAAATCCTGCTCTCAACACTAAAACAGGATTCAAAAATCTTATCGGATTTAATGCAAAAGCAGGTGCAAACTATAATATTAATGAATACCATAACGTTTTTGCTAATATCGGTTACTATGAAAAACAACCGTTCTTAAATTCGGTTTATCCAAATAACAAAAACTTCCTAAATCCAAACTTAACGAATGAGAAAATCTTTGGAGTTGAAGCTGGTTATGGTTTCCGTTCAGGAATTTTCAATGCTAATGTAAATATTTACAGAACTTCATGGAAAGACAGATTCCTTAGAAGAACAAATATTACAAGTCCTTTCATAGATCCAACAACAGGTCTTCCGGGCACAACAAATTCGGCATATGCTAATATTTCAGGTATTACGGAAGTGCATCAGGGAATCGAAATTGATGCAACAGCAAATGTTCACAAAATGTTATCATTTAACGGGATGCTATCAATGGGGGACTGGTATTACAAAGGTAATGCAACAAGTGATCTATTTACAGAAACTAATGATCCTCTCGTTTTACCAAGTGGCTCATCAAATAGTACAGTTTATTTGGATAATGTAAAAGTGGGAAGTTCAGCTCAGTTTACTGCAGCTGGAGGATTCACTTTCAAACCGACAGAATGGTTTGCTTTAGATGGTACATACAGAGCAGTTAAAAATTTATATGCTAACGTAAATCCATTAAACTTCCAAACGCAAGCAGCAGGTAATAAGGGTGCATTAGAACTACCAACATTTGGATTAGTAGACTTAGGCATTACATTTAAAATAAAACTTAAAAATCCAAAACAATACTTTACTCTAAGAGGTAATGTTTATAATTTATTGGATAAAGTTTACATTTCTGAGGCAAATACAAATATTCACGCTAATCTTACAGCACAGGAATATACGGATATCAATGGAGGAACACTTGCTTCTAATGCCACAAACTTTGCAACTTATCAGGCAGCTGGTAACTACAGTGGTGTTAACCAGACTAACCAAGTTTATTTCGGATTTGGAAGAACATGGTCTGGAACATTATCTTTCAACTTCTAA